The Peptacetobacter hiranonis DNA window CCATATCCTATAGCCATTATAGTACCCATAAGTGGCGATATAAGCATCGCACCAATTATAACTGCGGTAGAGTTCATATTAAGCCCAATTGACGCTATAAATATTGCAAAAATCATTATACAAAGATTTGTTCCTCTAACTTCTCCACCACTTACTATTCTTTCATGTATTTCATCATAAGAAGCTGTATCACCATGTATACTAAAGGCTAACTTTAAAACATGTTTTATATGTTCTTTCATTATCTCTCACTCCGTTCTTATTGAAAATTCATCCTTTTATTATATTATTTTTTCCAAAATATCTCAACATAATAACATATTAATAAAAAAGGACTATTGCAAATCTGCAACAGTCCAATTTTTATCTAGGCTATTTTTTATTCTTTTTAGATTTTCTAAGCAATGCAATTAATACAATTGATGCAATTAAAAATACACTTCCCCAAACAATTAAATTTCCATTATCCCCTGTTTGAGGTGTTTTATTATCATTTTTAGATGAATTTGTTTTATCATTTGAATTAGGTCTATTAGTAGTTGTTCCACTGCTATTTCCAGAACTATCACCACTATTAGGTTTTTCTGGTTTATCCTGATTTTCTGATTCTTGCTCACCTGTTCCAGGCTTATCGGGATTTTCTGGATCAGGTTTATCAATTTCAGGCTCCTCAGGTTTCTCTGGTTTAGATTCTTCTATCTCAGGTTTTTCTGGACTAGGCTTTTCCGGTTCTGGAGTTGGCTTGTCTGGATCTATTGGTGGACTAGGTTTATCGGGATCTATTGGTGGTTTTGGATCCGTAGTTCCTCCTCCACCACCTCCACCTTGTTTTTTATTGTTTTCAATCTCAATTTTTACAAGCTGCTTATCCTTTTCAACATTGAAATAATACATATTATCACCTTCTGGCAATTCATACCCATCTGGTGCCTTTACCTCTTTTAATGCATAAGACCCTATTGGAAGTATATCAAATTTTATCTTTCCATTTGAGTCTGTTATATGGTGTTGAGCGTGGAATAAATGATATTCATCATCTAATCCTCTGTAGTATAGTTCAAACTCAGCACCCTCAAGCATAATATTTTTATCATCTGAGTCTACTTTTATTATCTCTACTGGTGCATTATGTCTAGGATCTATTTTATTTTTTACCGGAGCCAACTCAATATCTAAATGCACTTTTTCTACTTTAAACTCTATTTTTTTAGCATAGCCAATCATATATCCAATTGGCGCTGCTCTTTCTATCCAATAGTACTCTCCTAAAGGAAGTTTTAAATTTATCTCTCCTTTAGAATCTGTGATATATCTATAATCTCCATAATGTTTCCACTCTGAATCTTCGTCTTTTTTAAACAACTCAAACTCAGCACCTTTTAATAACACATCTTGATTATCTGCATCCACTTTTTTCAGCTTAACTGAGCCAATAGTTTTGCTGTTTGTAATTTCTATAGTATCCACTTTAAAGTCTAACTTTCCTTCAAATTTACTTTCATCTACTATAATCTCGTGATGAGTTTCATCCAATGCATATCCATCAAGTGCTTCGACTTCAACTATATGATATTTACCACCTACTTTTAGATTTTCAAATGTAACTTTCCCATTTTCATCTGTTTCTTTAGGTGTACCAATTTTAGTTTCTTTTAAACTTGTTCCACTTCCTTCTACGGAATAAAGTTGGAATTTAACACCTTTTAGCGGTTTATTATTTTCTTCATCTTTCTTTATTACTTCTACAAAACAATCTTTTACACTTTCGTCTACTTCATTTTCAACGTCTATTTCAGCCCATTTATTTAATTTCAACGAGCTTACTTCTTTTATATTTTCGTCTAAAATAACTCCATTTGGAGCTTTTATTTCTTTATATAATATTTTCGCTGCATTATCGCTATCGATAAATTCTTTAGGTAGAATTAATTTTATCTCGCCCTTAGAATTTGTAACAGCTTCATCCGTAGAATCTACTTCGTTTTTATTAGATGTATACTCGTATATTCCATCTGAAATCTTTTTAAAATGCAGCTTATTTTCTTCACTTTCGCTTTTTTTGAAGAAATTAAATGTAACATTTCCTATAGGTATACCCTTGTCTTTTACAGTCTTTTTAAGATATATACCTGTTTCACCCTTTTCATTTTCGATGGTTATTTCTACTTTATCTGGAATAGAATTATCTTCTTTTTCCTTTACTTCAAAATAATACGGCTTAGGATCTTTTTCTAAAAGGTATCCTTCTGGTGCTTTTTCTTCTTTTATAGCATATTCTCCTGGTGGTAGTATAAGATAAATTTTTCCATCTTTATTGCTTGTATATTCACCGCCATACTCTACCCAATGCTCATTTCCTGCACCATCGATAATTTTTTTAATTAAAGTAAATTTAGCTCCACTTAAACTTATATTATTATCTTTTTTATCTACTTTTGTAATAACAACTTCTCCAAGTGCACCTTTTTTATTTCTAATCCGAGGAAATAAAACTGGTATTGGATTACCATCTTTGTCAAATGAATCCTTATTTATTTCAAAGTATATTCTACTTTCGTCTAAAATATATCCATCTGGAGAATCTATTTCTTTTATAAAATAATTCTCATTCCAATCCAAGTTGTCAAATACAACATTACCATTAGAATCAGTTGTCTTTGATTCTCCAACTTTTACATCTACGTATCTAACTTTATCGGGATTATTTGGATCGTAGTCTGGATCTCCTGGATTTATTTTTTCTACCTTTTCATAAAATAATTGGAATTTTGCGCCTGCAAGTGCAGCTTGAGTTTCTGAATCCATCTTATGAAGTTTCATTATACCCTTTAGATGACTATTTTCAACTTCTTTAGATACATACAGATAATCTCCATCTAATATTCCTTCATTTAAATCTGTTGCTGTTTTTACAATTATCGGCTTATCTAATTTTTGATACCCTTTTGGAGCTTCTACTTCGGTAATCTCATACTCTGTAGTTGGTTTTAATCCTGCTATTTTTAGCTCTCCATCAGATGAAGTGTACATTTTAGAATCAAAATCTCCATCTATAACCTCATATATATTTTTATCTTGATTATATTTTAATTTTAAATTTTCTGTTGCTCCAACTTCTTTTATAGTAAAACCTGCTCCACTTAATTTAACTTTTTCTCCATTTGAAGTACCGTATTTATCTATTTTTATACCGTAGCCATATTTTTTATTACTAGTTCTTTTTATTAGCCCTGGAATCCTGTCCTCCCTAGGTTTTTCAGCATTTTCAGGATATACATAGTCATTTATAGAGAATAATATCGGACTTTGGTCTAGTATATATCCATCTGGAGCTTTTACTTCTACCATATAGTACTCTTCCATATTAAGACCTTCAATTTTACCATCTCTGCCTTTCATATCCTCAAGTCTAATAACTCCATCTTCATTTGTAGTACCTATAGCTAAACATTCATCGTATTCATTTGCTAATCCTGTGTCTATTATCTTATCACTATTTTTTAATTCTTCAGGATTTGGATTTGGTTTTTTACTACCGCCTCTTTCCATAAATAACTTATATGTAGCTCCCTTAAGACCTTTACCTTTTTCAATCTTAGCTCCATCATAAAGCCAGCCACTTTTATACTCACCATCTAGCTTGCCAACTGCCATTCCTTCTATATTTGGCGCACCTTGATCAATATCATATTTTACTAAAGCTATTTGAGCTTTTTTCTTGTAGTTATTTATAATATTATCTTTTACTACAACGCTACTATCACTCAAACCATTATACAATTTTACATACTTACCACTATTTCCGGTTACAGAATTATTATCATTTATAACATCTTTTAGAGTAATATCAAAATAAAAACTATGGTAATCTCTAGTATAATTATCAGGTGCAATCATTTCTGCTATTGAATAATGTCCAAGAGGTATATTTTTAATCTCTAAATTACCATTTTCATCTGTAGCAGCTAGGTTCAATTTATCTACACCAGGTATAATACTAGATTGATAGTTTGCATAGTTTATAGTTGATTCTAGATGCTCTTTTATTGTATTAGGAGTATAGAAATAATCTGTTTTAGAATTTGATATATCTACAATTTCCCATTTGTTTATATCATCTGGATTTTCTTTCCATTCTTCCTCAGTTCCTATAAATCTAAACATTGCAAATTCTGCATCAGAAAGATTTTTTCTACTTATACCATCTTGCTTCGTAACTTTTAAATTTGCTGTTCCAGGGTTATTTAAAACTCCATCCTCTCCATTTATAAGAACATGTTTATCAGAGTCCATTCCTTTTCCTGCTGTTGGTAATTCTTTTGACAATTCAAAAGTATATTCTGAATCTGATAATACATATCCCTCTGGAGCTTCAACTTCTTTTAGTTTGTACTCCCCTTCCTCTAATCTATGTATGCAAAGATTTCCATCCTTATCTGTAATCAACTCATCAGAACCTTTATCTGTTTTCCAATATATTTTATGACCATTTACAACCTGACTTTTAAAGCCGATTACTTTTACATAATTATTATCTATAGTCTTATCTAGATTTATTTCTTTGGCGGATACTTTTTTATAAAGCTCAAACTTTGCGCCCTCTAATGGACGCTTACTTGTTGAATCTCTTTTTATAAGTTTTACAGATCTAGATATGTTTGGAATAAGCTTGTACTCTACTCTATCTGTTTTTGTCTGCAATTTAATTGGAGTTTGGTCTAAATAATATCCATCTGGAGCCTTCTGTTCAACTAGATAGTGCTTATGACTTGAACCTAGCCTTTCAACATCTAGCCTTCCATTTTCATCTACATCTAAATCTACAATTTCTCCTTTAAGGTTTAAATCAGCATCTTTTCCTGTATGTGAATATACATATGACGTACCACTTTGACTTGCATCTTTATCAAAGAATCTAGCTAAATTGTCGTCACTGATAATATCCGTAACCTTTTTATTATTTGCTTTGCAATAAATCTTAAATTTAGCTCCGGATAAACCAGCTTTATTTGTTTCTACATTTTTAATATCTTCTACACTATTTCCATTATCAAATATCTTATCTGCCTTTTGTAAAATAAGAGATCCCAGCGCAAAGTTTCCGGTTATGGTATTTTTGAAGTTTAAATCGTTTACTGTATCCTCTGATGAATACTCTTTACCACCTATAGTAAGCTTTACATCATTGTGATATGTTGTAACAGAAGTGTTTATTGATTCTGATTTATACTTTATAGCAAACCCAAATACTTTATTATCTTTATAAAATTCAGCTGTTTTTCTGTATCTTTCCGCAGCTGCTTCCCATTTTTCTTTATACTTCATACCATCTCTTATATAAATATCCTGATCTTCTGGAAGTGATTTCAATGCTTTTTCTGTATTTTGGTAGTCACTAGACATTGCTATAGTCTTTCCAGATGAGTTTACTTTTAAATCTTTTACCTCTTCCATAATACTAAAATCAGGTAGAGGAACTATTAACCGACCACTCTTATCTTTTAATGAAAGTGTTGGTTTTACTCTTTTATCACCTTTCCACAATTTATAGCTAATATCCCATTTTAAAAGACATTCTCTCGCTTTTGCCTTACCTTCTTCGTCATTATAATCCCGCAAAGATGTTCTTCTAACTAAATCTCTCAAATACTCGCTATTTCTTTGAAAATTCTTTACCGGTGAATTTTCTCCGTTAATAGACTTTATGCTATTTTCTTCAGCTTCTTTAGTTAATTTATCTAATCCTTCTTTTGCCCAATTATATTTACTATCTTCATTTGTTGCCATTTCCCAGGTAA harbors:
- a CDS encoding SpaA isopeptide-forming pilin-related protein — its product is MKFAGNKIITLALALTMFLSSVDMRIFAFELNENTDKAESYRSEENSSQDISTEEVDNEKQEDKQNPKEENKENLENDKYEESKDKEKEESKNNNEKPNEENDVVAWPDKPEWLDNMKPNLDDIEIEEKIYGVPEKEMKKIELINLQNLSMQEEADLNKKIPDNQIEKNIKVFINGEEYKGGNITISLGDSFTYLFAWHPKDNIGIIWDEGNWFETTVFKIKGLNLPLKSESKLIINGIKVGDRIATYDVNTGELKYKVVFNKYIRLFDLNSIEAMVQGSGSFNSTMDNVEIDASGKTGSITVTPSETITPIYPNLEGGKGWTPVLPPPFNNKPIPFGKGKVSDTSDDSMKTPQIEWRVMYADDLQKLGEKFLKDGIEPSESAGYCIVEDTLDSNQKFYSTKEGRYVNAPFYVELPMITLGTNHLENGSDGDDKYDGNESFKTYITADKFKHINGDNANNSDLINKVIQQVKDTPLSWTVVKDLKSKKEKLIINLGILGTKDSSKGITWEMATNEDSKYNWAKEGLDKLTKEAEENSIKSINGENSPVKNFQRNSEYLRDLVRRTSLRDYNDEEGKAKARECLLKWDISYKLWKGDKRVKPTLSLKDKSGRLIVPLPDFSIMEEVKDLKVNSSGKTIAMSSDYQNTEKALKSLPEDQDIYIRDGMKYKEKWEAAAERYRKTAEFYKDNKVFGFAIKYKSESINTSVTTYHNDVKLTIGGKEYSSEDTVNDLNFKNTITGNFALGSLILQKADKIFDNGNSVEDIKNVETNKAGLSGAKFKIYCKANNKKVTDIISDDNLARFFDKDASQSGTSYVYSHTGKDADLNLKGEIVDLDVDENGRLDVERLGSSHKHYLVEQKAPDGYYLDQTPIKLQTKTDRVEYKLIPNISRSVKLIKRDSTSKRPLEGAKFELYKKVSAKEINLDKTIDNNYVKVIGFKSQVVNGHKIYWKTDKGSDELITDKDGNLCIHRLEEGEYKLKEVEAPEGYVLSDSEYTFELSKELPTAGKGMDSDKHVLINGEDGVLNNPGTANLKVTKQDGISRKNLSDAEFAMFRFIGTEEEWKENPDDINKWEIVDISNSKTDYFYTPNTIKEHLESTINYANYQSSIIPGVDKLNLAATDENGNLEIKNIPLGHYSIAEMIAPDNYTRDYHSFYFDITLKDVINDNNSVTGNSGKYVKLYNGLSDSSVVVKDNIINNYKKKAQIALVKYDIDQGAPNIEGMAVGKLDGEYKSGWLYDGAKIEKGKGLKGATYKLFMERGGSKKPNPNPEELKNSDKIIDTGLANEYDECLAIGTTNEDGVIRLEDMKGRDGKIEGLNMEEYYMVEVKAPDGYILDQSPILFSINDYVYPENAEKPREDRIPGLIKRTSNKKYGYGIKIDKYGTSNGEKVKLSGAGFTIKEVGATENLKLKYNQDKNIYEVIDGDFDSKMYTSSDGELKIAGLKPTTEYEITEVEAPKGYQKLDKPIIVKTATDLNEGILDGDYLYVSKEVENSHLKGIMKLHKMDSETQAALAGAKFQLFYEKVEKINPGDPDYDPNNPDKVRYVDVKVGESKTTDSNGNVVFDNLDWNENYFIKEIDSPDGYILDESRIYFEINKDSFDKDGNPIPVLFPRIRNKKGALGEVVITKVDKKDNNISLSGAKFTLIKKIIDGAGNEHWVEYGGEYTSNKDGKIYLILPPGEYAIKEEKAPEGYLLEKDPKPYYFEVKEKEDNSIPDKVEITIENEKGETGIYLKKTVKDKGIPIGNVTFNFFKKSESEENKLHFKKISDGIYEYTSNKNEVDSTDEAVTNSKGEIKLILPKEFIDSDNAAKILYKEIKAPNGVILDENIKEVSSLKLNKWAEIDVENEVDESVKDCFVEVIKKDEENNKPLKGVKFQLYSVEGSGTSLKETKIGTPKETDENGKVTFENLKVGGKYHIVEVEALDGYALDETHHEIIVDESKFEGKLDFKVDTIEITNSKTIGSVKLKKVDADNQDVLLKGAEFELFKKDEDSEWKHYGDYRYITDSKGEINLKLPLGEYYWIERAAPIGYMIGYAKKIEFKVEKVHLDIELAPVKNKIDPRHNAPVEIIKVDSDDKNIMLEGAEFELYYRGLDDEYHLFHAQHHITDSNGKIKFDILPIGSYALKEVKAPDGYELPEGDNMYYFNVEKDKQLVKIEIENNKKQGGGGGGGTTDPKPPIDPDKPSPPIDPDKPTPEPEKPSPEKPEIEESKPEKPEEPEIDKPDPENPDKPGTGEQESENQDKPEKPNSGDSSGNSSGTTTNRPNSNDKTNSSKNDNKTPQTGDNGNLIVWGSVFLIASIVLIALLRKSKKNKK